In Vespula pensylvanica isolate Volc-1 chromosome 2, ASM1446617v1, whole genome shotgun sequence, the genomic window atttcaatatcttttgaaatagttttattatttacaataatgcCTTGTGCTTCTGCTTCTAGTATTCTTACACCATATGTTGGATGGTAATTGTAAGGAATTTCTGAAGCATCAGCAAGAAAATTTGATACTGTAGTTTTACCACTCTGAAAagtattacttttttgttactcaaaattatatagaaaataaataatacgacgTTTTTTACTTATGTTATTGAatcaaacaaatttaatttaaacattagtatttattaacattaatccTTCATATCTTACCTCCAATGGTCCAATTACCACTAATTTTAAAGCTTGCataattattgatatcttTTATAACACAGTAATCTTTCCATATTTGTATCAATCACTCTTGAAGGCTATTTTTGTATACTATATTGTTTCCACGGTAACCATTCATAATGACGAAGTTAAAATGCATACTTAATTATACAACATAACAAGTaagcatatttatataaaatcataattatttcaattagaaataattatatatatatatatatatatatatatatatatatatataaataaactaacagatatattaaatatttattacaggTTAATATCTCAATAATATTTAGTACTAgggattaatttatttatcaacaacatatagttttataagatatttatatagtaagatagttaatacaaataaatcgtAAGTTATGAACGATGTACGTAGAactaatgtaattattaataaactgTTTCGTAAATcctattaatacatatataaaaaaaataatgtgctGTGCTTAATATTTGATTGCATAATACTCAGCAAAATACTAAcagaatttcaaaaattttgtgatacatatcttttactttaaacgatatttctcGAATAACATATGAGTGcaaatacaatatatctatttaagaTTGGTTAACTTCTTTTACAATAAGTACAGTTCGTgtcatattatacataattagaTGAGATGGtacattatcttttaaaatatgtgTTCTTTCATATAGCTTAcacattattacaaaatatttctgagtctatacattaataaatataaatgatataattttacacATGATTATCTTCAAGTCACTTCTgtataataatctaataattataatttgtagCATATTGTAAACACTTATTATttggataaagaaaataacagaaGAGAAATTGCGATACATGTAttaaagaaatgtattttgaTTAATGTGTAAATATTACTTTACACACTTTGTACATCCTCTGATTGAtcagttttgttttcttcgggGTAATTTAATCCATACAAAGCTAATAATGCTGCCTTTGCTGCTATTTTTTTAgcatcctttttatttcttgctgCAATTAAAGAGatacaattatttacatacttataaataaattctcgattgatataaaaattcgattattatcttgcatttattaagtttattatttttatatacctgAACCAGTATAACCAACGCCGTCAATTTCCACAGCTAGTGTAAACATTATATTAGGTGGATTTCCAAGACGACTTATTTCTACATATGTTAATCCTGGtttcatttgatttaataaCATAACAGGATGTATATTGGTCGCATTTGGAGGAAGTTCCTTTTGAACTGGAAATTTATTTGTACTGGAAAGTATTTTCTTTGCTCCTTTTAGCGGTGTAGGTACTCCTGGTCTAGGTACTGGTACTGATGTTCCTTGATTATGCCATTCCAAGAAAAGTTTATAAAGTGCAAAACTTGCTAATGAACTCCATGGAACTTCTTCACTTTCATCAATGTTGGTATCTACGGATACTTGTCCATCTTCTGCATTGTCTTCTTTTGTTGATGAGGAAGAATCTGCAGGTTGATTTGCTTGTCCATCTGATTCAGCATCCATACGTGCTTTCATACTAGCTGCAGTCATTTTTTCAAGCAATAATGCTTTTAATGCATTTTCAGCAGCATTTTGGCGTGCAAGTGGTTTAGATAATCCTTGACCAACATATGTTTTTCCATCAAGCTgccaattatatatataatatttagtcaaaacaaatatatagaatggatattcattatagaaaattcttttttacctcTGCATGGACAAGATAAAGAGAGTTTGGCATAGGTCCTTGTGTTTCAGGAAATGTAAATTGTACTCCagctttcatttcatttaaaacCATAATTGCATTTTTTGGTTGAAGAGTCTTTCTTAAACGTTGATTCAAGCGAAGACGTTTcagttttttatttaccttaactgtatacataattttattattgaacatagaaaaatataagatgtAGTATTCGTTCGTATTATCTAGCTTTTAACATTTTCAGTACACTGATTCACATCGATTGTTTGAATGCCTTAGTTCAAGGAACAAATCATTGAACAAAAGCTAAACATCTTCAAATTTGCGCAGCGTTTTGTCAtcatattgataataaaataaaaatatgataaaataaataaaatttttatagaaactaTTACACATGTATAATACTTACATCCGGGTATTTTACGTCTCCATCTTGGCATTTCTGGTGCATCAGTATCTGTATTCTCAGTTTTGACATCAACTTTTCCATCAATGGTATTATTACAAGAGGCAGTTGTATCTGATGTAGTGAGAACAGATATATTTTGTGATGTAGAAGCAGGTTGTTGAGGAGTAGTAGATGTGTTCTGCATAGGAACAGTAGATACTGTAATTGAGCTTTGTTTAAGTATTGGTTTTAGACGCTGTTGTTGTTGAGTATTAGGTGGTGGTAGTTGTGGAGGTGGTTGCTGTTGCTGTATATGCTGCTGCTGCATATGTTGCTGCTGTATATGCTGTTGTTGTatatgctgctgctgctgctgcatatgctgctgttgctgcagatgttgctgttgctgttgctgcagatgttgctgttgctgttgttgctgcaaatgttgctgttgttgctgcaaatgttgctgttgctgttgttgctgcagatgttgttgttgctgttgttgctgcgtTAATTGAGGTTTCAATTGTTGCAAGGGTCTTGCTATACTAGATTGTTGTATCTGTACTGGTGGCTGAGATTTAAACGGTTGTGAAGGTGGCACATTTCCTTGTTTGTAAATAGCTTGCTGATTTACGATTGGTTGTGGTGGCTGATAACTTCCTTGCTGACTAAACTGTAAAATATAGGGTGGGTCGCCGCTACACAAGGAACCTCTACGGTTGTGCTATCCCACCAAGGTCTAGCATCGCATATGTACTTAAAAGCAATCTAATGCTACCCCCATAGCTCTTACCTGCCAAATTACCTTTAACTATGGCCAATGTTTCCTTACTCATGACTCAGTTAAGTTgaaatatgttaattattatataaaaattttaaaattaatttcaaaaataggAATGAGTAATTATAATGATGTATAtgttaaattataatcaatcCTTCagaatatgttttatattctatgtataataagtaatacaaaaaaaaatataataagaatgtACATTTGGAATAGAATGAGtactgtttatatatacatagaaaataaattagagttaaatatcaatgatataataatattaaaacaattcaACTTGCTTAGGCATGAGTTCAGTACAAATTAACAAAATGGCCTACGGCCTATGACAGGCTATGCTATGTGGGTAACAGACGATCTAGCCCCTGGCCGACCGCACTTCCTCGGTATTGTTGTATAGCTACTAGTACCTGCGTTGCAGGGGAGGGGAAAGTAGGGACCACTAATTAGTACATGCAAATGGAAACAACTTTGGAAACAACAAATGGAACATTTTAATGCATCTATATATGTGAAAActcaaacattttttatatcttctgtTATATTTGGGatcttctatttaattttgaaataatacaagatttggaattaatataaatttgatgtccataaagaatatgatataaaaatacatataaataaataaatagaaacttACAGAATTTTGGCTCTGGAAAGGAGCCTGGTTACTAGGATTTTGTGTTCGTGctgtaacatatataaatatattcttattgtGTTTTCTAAGAAGCATATATTATAGGGTTAATCAAATTAtgtcatataaataaaaataaatcgtatagtCGTCGATTTGTTGTATAATCTAGAAAAATAGA contains:
- the LOC122637603 gene encoding putative mediator of RNA polymerase II transcription subunit 26 isoform X1, which gives rise to MFARNRQSQGYPSVMITWYKHVCLHKDPRTQNPSNQAPFQSQNSFSQQGSYQPPQPIVNQQAIYKQGNVPPSQPFKSQPPVQIQQSSIARPLQQLKPQLTQQQQQQQHLQQQQQQQHLQQQQQHLQQQQQQQHLQQQQQQHLQQQQHMQQQQQHIQQQHIQQQHMQQQHIQQQQPPPQLPPPNTQQQQRLKPILKQSSITVSTVPMQNTSTTPQQPASTSQNISVLTTSDTTASCNNTIDGKVDVKTENTDTDAPEMPRWRRKIPGFKVNKKLKRLRLNQRLRKTLQPKNAIMVLNEMKAGVQFTFPETQGPMPNSLYLVHAELDGKTYVGQGLSKPLARQNAAENALKALLLEKMTAASMKARMDAESDGQANQPADSSSSTKEDNAEDGQVSVDTNIDESEEVPWSSLASFALYKLFLEWHNQGTSVPVPRPGVPTPLKGAKKILSSTNKFPVQKELPPNATNIHPVMLLNQMKPGLTYVEISRLGNPPNIMFTLAVEIDGVGYTGSARNKKDAKKIAAKAALLALYGLNYPEENKTDQSEDVQSV
- the LOC122637603 gene encoding mediator of RNA polymerase II transcription subunit 15-like isoform X2, which translates into the protein MFARNRQSQGYPSARTQNPSNQAPFQSQNSFSQQGSYQPPQPIVNQQAIYKQGNVPPSQPFKSQPPVQIQQSSIARPLQQLKPQLTQQQQQQQHLQQQQQQQHLQQQQQHLQQQQQQQHLQQQQQQHLQQQQHMQQQQQHIQQQHIQQQHMQQQHIQQQQPPPQLPPPNTQQQQRLKPILKQSSITVSTVPMQNTSTTPQQPASTSQNISVLTTSDTTASCNNTIDGKVDVKTENTDTDAPEMPRWRRKIPGFKVNKKLKRLRLNQRLRKTLQPKNAIMVLNEMKAGVQFTFPETQGPMPNSLYLVHAELDGKTYVGQGLSKPLARQNAAENALKALLLEKMTAASMKARMDAESDGQANQPADSSSSTKEDNAEDGQVSVDTNIDESEEVPWSSLASFALYKLFLEWHNQGTSVPVPRPGVPTPLKGAKKILSSTNKFPVQKELPPNATNIHPVMLLNQMKPGLTYVEISRLGNPPNIMFTLAVEIDGVGYTGSARNKKDAKKIAAKAALLALYGLNYPEENKTDQSEDVQSV